A single genomic interval of Camelina sativa cultivar DH55 chromosome 11, Cs, whole genome shotgun sequence harbors:
- the LOC104723267 gene encoding uncharacterized protein LOC104723267 isoform X1, with product MGGRGGGGVSNTNNTGVPASSRKVVQSLKEIVNCSELEIYAMLVECDMDPDETVSRLLSQDTFHEVKSKREKKKETKDPADSWTRNIPNRGARSGNDSYNTSRGGGNKYNSNGTGNAQGVPANRRENGAPRNHWAGSSASSISSGVLGRQPLSNSDPPSSEVKKAPTGSSDAVASSSLPTPAYQSAWASANPGQRTMADIVKMGRPQQQKNIALPRSSEAQESRTKAPLKDEWPSIEKQDVSHQSSSVLEPAAEGKMSADQFSESQHLDETHQETKTYPIEPPPNADHNPPASVSSRNLADDDSRDSSVCDDENNKAERHSYEENGAEDVSASVATGFEQLTIDNEEEQEALPKEDKPAVIIPNHLQVHSSECSHLMFGSFGSGIGSGQASGGLNDNLDEPLEAEDDSSFRHPDTNFYGEEEEQLRNPATNEQVSYQIDPSTQNYHSPTESETEAVQHEPPQEEGHQYKFSSPADYGYENSQQLNPPSETNPRMQNLDNFPSVMQQGYTSTLPNTLLPSGIQDSRESDLHYSPFPTKYNTAAPSSLSDPAMSMAEALRAASISTQNAMPSAGQQAAALAQHLALNPYSHQPGMPLGPYGNLISYPFMAQSYNPYMASGYQQAFSTGNHQSLAAMLPQYKTQATAPPVPPPSAYGFGGGAASNNNFPLNPTNATNSYEDVLTSQFKDSNHLVSSLQQQNDNSAAWHQGQQPNSRVVPGSGYYSFPGHQNQQPPGFRQAQQLQQQQPSQQQQQHFGGHGYVSPYHSQGAMSLDHLHHQHQQQQNARDASKQTQQQLWPNNY from the exons ATGGGCGGTAGAGGTGGCGGCGGCGTGAGTAACACGAACAACACGGGTGTTCCGGCGTCTTCGAGAAAGGTTGTTCAGAGTTTGAAAGAGATCGTCAACTGTTCTGAGTTAGAGATCTATGCGATGCTAGTTGAGTGCGATATGGATCCTGATGAAACTGTTAGTCGTCTCCTTTCTCaag ATACTTTTCATGAGGTGAAGAGCaaacgagagaagaagaaagag acCAAAGATCCTGCAGACTCCTGGACGCGGAACATCCCAAATCGTGGAGCTAGAAGTGGTAATGACAGTTACAACACCTCTCGAGGTGGCGGAAACAAGTATAACTCTAATG GGACTGGAAATGCTCAAGGTGTACCTGCAAACAGAAGAGAAAACGGAGCACCACGTAATCATTGGGCTGGCTCTTCAGCCTCTTCTATCTCATCTGGTGTTCTTGGACGCCAACCTTTATCAAACAG TGATCCTCCAAGCTCTGAAGTCAAGAAAGCACCAACGGGATCGAGTGATGCAGTAGCTTCGTCGTCGTTGCCTACTCCTGCGTATCAATCCGCTTGGGCTAGTGCTAACCCCGGGCAAAGAACTATGGCTGATATTGTTAAAATGGGTAGGCCTCAACAGCAGAAGAATATCGCGTTGCCTCGTTCTTCAGAGGCTCAAGAAAGCAGAACTAAAGCCCCTTTGAAGGATGAATGGCCTTCAATTGAGAAACAAGATGTTTCTCATCAATCTTCCTCTGTCTTGGAACCTGCTGCTGAAGGTAAGATGTCTGCCGACCAATTTAGTGAGTCTCAACATCTGGATGAGActcatcaagaaacaaaaacatatccaATTGAGCCGCCTCCTAATGCGGATCACAATCCGCCTGCTTCAGTATCAAGCAGAAATTTGGCTGATGATGATTCTAGAGACTCCTCAGTGTGTGATGATGAAAATAACAAAGCTGAGAGACATTCTTATGAGGAAAATGGAG CCGAAGATGTTTCAGCATCTGTTGCTACCGGTTTTGAGCAACTTACTATAGACAATGAAGAAGAGCAGGAAGCATTACCAAAAGAAGACAAACCTGCAGTGATAATCCCCAATCACCTGCAAGTTCATTCCTCAGAATGCTCGCACCTAATGTTCGGAAGTTTTGGCTCCGGGATAGGATCTGGTCAAGCTAGTGGTGGCTTGAATGATAACTTGGATGAACCACTAGAAGCAGAGGATGATTCATCATTCAGACATCCCGACACTAACTTCTAtggtgaggaagaagaacagcTGAGAAATCCTGCTACTAATGAACAAGTGTCTTATCAAATCGATCCAAGTACCCAGAATTACCATTCTCCCACTGAGTCTGAGACAGAAGCCGTGCAACATGAACCTCCTCAAGAAGAAGGTCATCAGTACAAGTTTTCATCTCCTGCAGATTACGGATATGAAAACAGCCAACAGTTGAACCCTCCATCGGAAACAAATCCTCGAATGCAGAATCTCGACAACTTCCCCAGCGTAATG CAGCAAGGATATACAAGTACGTTACCCAACACTCTACTCCCATCAGGCATTCAAGACTCAAGAGAATCCGATCTTCACTACTCACCTTTCCCAACAAAATACAACACTGCTGCTCCCTCTTCACTTAGTGATCCAGCAATGTCCATGGCCGAG gcACTGAGAGCTGCGAGTATTTCTACTCAAAACGCGATGCCCAGTGCAGGACAACAAGCAGCAGCTCTTGCACAACACCTTGCCTTAAACCCATACTCTCATCAGCCCGGGATGCCTTTAGGGCCTTATGGTAATTTGATAAGCTACCCGTTCATGGCACAAAGTTACAATCCTTACATGGCTTCAGGTTATCAGCAAGCGTTTTCCACTGGGAATCATCAGTCCTTAGCTGCTATGCTTCCTCAATACAAAACGCAAGCAACCGCTCCTCCTGTTCCTCCTCCCTCTGCCTACGGCTTTGGAGGTGGCGCCGCTTCAAATAACAACTTCCCTCTGAATCCCACAAATGCTACAAACTCGTACGAGGATGTCTTGACCTCGCAGTTTAAGGATAGCAATCATTTGGTATCATCACTTCAGCAGCAG AACGATAACTCAGCAGCATGGCATCAAGGACAACAACCCAACTCGCGAGTGGTTCCGGGAAGTGGATATTACAGCTTCCCAGGTCATCAGAATCAGCAGCCTCCTGGTTTCCGTCAAGCCCAACaactgcagcagcagcagccgtctcaacagcaacaacagcatTTTGGAGGACATGGCTATGTCAGTCCTTACCATTCACAAGGTGCAATGTCATTAGACCATCTCCATCACcagcaccaacaacaacaaaacgcTAGAGACGCGTCTAAACAGACGCAGCAACAGTTATGGCCCAACAACTACTGA
- the LOC109127274 gene encoding phytochrome E-like, translating to MGFESSSSAASNMKPLGGDSKPQKSNTAQYSVDAGLFADFDHSIYSGKSFNYSKSVISPPSYVPDEHITAYLSNIQRGGLVQPFGCLIAVEEPSFRILGVSENSAEFLGLLSLASTSHSCGGEFDKVKGLIGTDARTLFTPSSGASLAKASSFTEISLLNPVLVHSRTTQKPFYAILHRIDAGIVMDLEPAKSADPALTLAGAVQSQKLAVRAISRLQSLPGGDIGALCDTVVEDVQRLTGYDRVMVYQFHEDDHGEVVSEIRRSDLEPYLGLHYPSTDIPQAARFLFKQNRVRMICDCNATPVKVVQSEELKRPLCLVNSTLRAPHGCHTQYMANMGSIASLALAIVTKDKDTSKLWGLVVGHHCSXFSLRSSPLGPFLGCSRFPEEILVLCVILLWKMFRXC from the coding sequence ATGGGATTCGAGAGCTCTTCATCAGCTGCTAGCAACATGAAACCTCTTGGCGGCGATTCTAAACCTCAAAAATCCAATACCGCTCAGTACTCTGTCGACGCTGGTCTCTTTGCTGATTTCGATCACTCCATTTACTCTGGCAAGTCTTTCAACTACTCCAAATCTGTAATTTCACCACCCAGTTACGTTCCGGACGAACACATCACTGCTTATCTGTCTAATATCCAAAGAGGCGGTCTTGTTCAGCCTTTTGGTTGTTTGATTGCTGTTGAAGAACCTAGTTTTAGGATACTTGGTGTTAGTGAGAACTCTGCTGAGTTCCTTGGTTTGTTGTCTCTTGCTTCGACCTCTCATTCTTGTGGTGGTGAGTTTGATAAAGTCAAGGGTTTGATTGGAACCGATGCAAGGACGCTTTTCACGCCTTCTTCTGGAGCTTCTTTGGctaaagcttcttcctttactGAGATTTCGCTGTTGAACCCTGTTTTGGTCCATTCTAGGACGACCCAGAAGCCTTTTTATGCTATACTACACAGGATTGATGCCGGGATTGTCATGGATTTGGAGCCTGCTAAATCTGCTGACCCGGCTTTGACCCTTGCAGGTGCTGTTCAGTCTCAGAAGCTCGCCGTTAGGGCCATTTCTAGGCTGCAGTCGCTTCCCGGAGGAGATATTGGTGCTTTGTGTGATACTGTTGTGGAAGATGTTCAGAGACTTACCGGTTATGACCGTGTTATGGTCTATCAGTTTCATGAAGATGATCATGGTGAAGTTGTTTCTGAGATTAGAAGATCTGATTTGGAGCCTTATTTGGGTTTACATTACCCTTCAACAGATATTCCTCAGGCCGCTCGGTTCTTGTTCAAACAGAACCGTGTCCGAATGATTTGTGATTGCAATGCTACTCCGGTTAAGGTTGTTCAGAGTGAGGAGCTCAAGAGACCACTTTGTTTAGTCAACTCTACTCTAAGAGCTCCTCATGGGTGCCACACGCAATATATGGCAAATATGGGATCTATAGCTTCTCTTGCTCTCGCAATTGTGACAAAAGACAAAGATACAAGCAAGCTTTGGGGATTAGTTGTAGGCCATCATTGTTCTNTGTTCAGTCTCAGAAGCTCGCCGTTAGGGCCATTTCTAGGCTGCAGTCGCTTCCCGGAGGAGATATTGGTGCTTTGTGTGATACTGTTGTGGAAGATGTTCAGANTTTGCTAG
- the LOC104723267 gene encoding uncharacterized protein LOC104723267 isoform X2, which produces MGGRGGGGVSNTNNTGVPASSRKVVQSLKEIVNCSELEIYAMLVECDMDPDETVSRLLSQDTFHEVKSKREKKKETKDPADSWTRNIPNRGARSGNDSYNTSRGGGNKYNSNGTGNAQGVPANRRENGAPRNHWAGSSASSISSGVLGRQPLSNSDPPSSEVKKAPTGSSDAVASSSLPTPAYQSAWASANPGQRTMADIVKMGRPQQQKNIALPRSSEAQESRTKAPLKDEWPSIEKQDVSHQSSSVLEPAAEGKMSADQFSESQHLDETHQETKTYPIEPPPNADHNPPASVSSRNLADDDSRDSSVCDDENNKAERHSYEENGAEDVSASVATGFEQLTIDNEEEQEALPKEDKPAVIIPNHLQVHSSECSHLMFGSFGSGIGSGQASGGLNDNLDEPLEAEDDSSFRHPDTNFYGEEEEQLRNPATNEQVSYQIDPSTQNYHSPTESETEAVQHEPPQEEGHQYKFSSPADYGYENSQQLNPPSETNPRMQNLDNFPSVMQGYTSTLPNTLLPSGIQDSRESDLHYSPFPTKYNTAAPSSLSDPAMSMAEALRAASISTQNAMPSAGQQAAALAQHLALNPYSHQPGMPLGPYGNLISYPFMAQSYNPYMASGYQQAFSTGNHQSLAAMLPQYKTQATAPPVPPPSAYGFGGGAASNNNFPLNPTNATNSYEDVLTSQFKDSNHLVSSLQQQNDNSAAWHQGQQPNSRVVPGSGYYSFPGHQNQQPPGFRQAQQLQQQQPSQQQQQHFGGHGYVSPYHSQGAMSLDHLHHQHQQQQNARDASKQTQQQLWPNNY; this is translated from the exons ATGGGCGGTAGAGGTGGCGGCGGCGTGAGTAACACGAACAACACGGGTGTTCCGGCGTCTTCGAGAAAGGTTGTTCAGAGTTTGAAAGAGATCGTCAACTGTTCTGAGTTAGAGATCTATGCGATGCTAGTTGAGTGCGATATGGATCCTGATGAAACTGTTAGTCGTCTCCTTTCTCaag ATACTTTTCATGAGGTGAAGAGCaaacgagagaagaagaaagag acCAAAGATCCTGCAGACTCCTGGACGCGGAACATCCCAAATCGTGGAGCTAGAAGTGGTAATGACAGTTACAACACCTCTCGAGGTGGCGGAAACAAGTATAACTCTAATG GGACTGGAAATGCTCAAGGTGTACCTGCAAACAGAAGAGAAAACGGAGCACCACGTAATCATTGGGCTGGCTCTTCAGCCTCTTCTATCTCATCTGGTGTTCTTGGACGCCAACCTTTATCAAACAG TGATCCTCCAAGCTCTGAAGTCAAGAAAGCACCAACGGGATCGAGTGATGCAGTAGCTTCGTCGTCGTTGCCTACTCCTGCGTATCAATCCGCTTGGGCTAGTGCTAACCCCGGGCAAAGAACTATGGCTGATATTGTTAAAATGGGTAGGCCTCAACAGCAGAAGAATATCGCGTTGCCTCGTTCTTCAGAGGCTCAAGAAAGCAGAACTAAAGCCCCTTTGAAGGATGAATGGCCTTCAATTGAGAAACAAGATGTTTCTCATCAATCTTCCTCTGTCTTGGAACCTGCTGCTGAAGGTAAGATGTCTGCCGACCAATTTAGTGAGTCTCAACATCTGGATGAGActcatcaagaaacaaaaacatatccaATTGAGCCGCCTCCTAATGCGGATCACAATCCGCCTGCTTCAGTATCAAGCAGAAATTTGGCTGATGATGATTCTAGAGACTCCTCAGTGTGTGATGATGAAAATAACAAAGCTGAGAGACATTCTTATGAGGAAAATGGAG CCGAAGATGTTTCAGCATCTGTTGCTACCGGTTTTGAGCAACTTACTATAGACAATGAAGAAGAGCAGGAAGCATTACCAAAAGAAGACAAACCTGCAGTGATAATCCCCAATCACCTGCAAGTTCATTCCTCAGAATGCTCGCACCTAATGTTCGGAAGTTTTGGCTCCGGGATAGGATCTGGTCAAGCTAGTGGTGGCTTGAATGATAACTTGGATGAACCACTAGAAGCAGAGGATGATTCATCATTCAGACATCCCGACACTAACTTCTAtggtgaggaagaagaacagcTGAGAAATCCTGCTACTAATGAACAAGTGTCTTATCAAATCGATCCAAGTACCCAGAATTACCATTCTCCCACTGAGTCTGAGACAGAAGCCGTGCAACATGAACCTCCTCAAGAAGAAGGTCATCAGTACAAGTTTTCATCTCCTGCAGATTACGGATATGAAAACAGCCAACAGTTGAACCCTCCATCGGAAACAAATCCTCGAATGCAGAATCTCGACAACTTCCCCAGCGTAATG CAAGGATATACAAGTACGTTACCCAACACTCTACTCCCATCAGGCATTCAAGACTCAAGAGAATCCGATCTTCACTACTCACCTTTCCCAACAAAATACAACACTGCTGCTCCCTCTTCACTTAGTGATCCAGCAATGTCCATGGCCGAG gcACTGAGAGCTGCGAGTATTTCTACTCAAAACGCGATGCCCAGTGCAGGACAACAAGCAGCAGCTCTTGCACAACACCTTGCCTTAAACCCATACTCTCATCAGCCCGGGATGCCTTTAGGGCCTTATGGTAATTTGATAAGCTACCCGTTCATGGCACAAAGTTACAATCCTTACATGGCTTCAGGTTATCAGCAAGCGTTTTCCACTGGGAATCATCAGTCCTTAGCTGCTATGCTTCCTCAATACAAAACGCAAGCAACCGCTCCTCCTGTTCCTCCTCCCTCTGCCTACGGCTTTGGAGGTGGCGCCGCTTCAAATAACAACTTCCCTCTGAATCCCACAAATGCTACAAACTCGTACGAGGATGTCTTGACCTCGCAGTTTAAGGATAGCAATCATTTGGTATCATCACTTCAGCAGCAG AACGATAACTCAGCAGCATGGCATCAAGGACAACAACCCAACTCGCGAGTGGTTCCGGGAAGTGGATATTACAGCTTCCCAGGTCATCAGAATCAGCAGCCTCCTGGTTTCCGTCAAGCCCAACaactgcagcagcagcagccgtctcaacagcaacaacagcatTTTGGAGGACATGGCTATGTCAGTCCTTACCATTCACAAGGTGCAATGTCATTAGACCATCTCCATCACcagcaccaacaacaacaaaacgcTAGAGACGCGTCTAAACAGACGCAGCAACAGTTATGGCCCAACAACTACTGA